In Bosea vestrisii, a single genomic region encodes these proteins:
- a CDS encoding type IV secretory system conjugative DNA transfer family protein, with translation MLRVHLYRAGIALFGILAFFLLWSLAYEIVVAWRWAPSRFPSEGASRWALFRMQNADRSAGFALIAWNHFQARLGYPATQSEALIRAGIAAGGVIALGLGGWLFGYINRRQMPFGAARFGTLLEAAKQGLTGKQGIILGTMGGVTIRSDEPAHILVVGPSRSGKGTGFVLPNGYLWQGSAVFFDPKRENFEALAGHREQMGNNVFMFSPGSRDTHRYNPLDFVRRDELMATDCLVVASFIMPEKADDTWAGAGRLLLSALIGYVLSSPLTAQAQHMRSVARMTTTGKDISSVLRAIVEKEKAHLPSWVTDSFNQYIALEPETRNSAVFNLNMAMSLWNNGLIAAATETSDFDIRELRRRPMTIFIGCTIAELAIFRPLIRILFQQIHDMLMARLPGADEPHQVLLMLDEFYHVGRMDALISKITISAGYGFRMCLILQDLAQLDELYGKNTRITTVSGSQVKLFIQINDLETSEFVSEMLGDTTQVYKTPVIRPGQGLFAPRAWAPHYTSRPLRSPVELREMSARTAILMVKNSRSFEVTKIRHYRDQPYRRHQRSVLSTPVLPTLMAWVEELDAAGQRARTAAASRGDHQSVVAAASETQSQSSHQQFESSGLEQPTELAVMAERPLQIAVPAQTRSRKPLSLGSRRPEFQSESCNLRHVLSATEVAQTAGFSEMMGSLSACGSDDAKISNARSDLDRLEQNFGDDDRG, from the coding sequence GTGCTGCGCGTCCATCTCTATAGGGCAGGCATCGCCCTCTTTGGGATCCTCGCCTTCTTCCTGCTCTGGAGCCTGGCTTACGAGATCGTCGTCGCCTGGCGCTGGGCGCCGTCGCGGTTCCCGAGCGAAGGGGCCAGTCGTTGGGCGCTGTTCCGGATGCAGAATGCCGATCGCTCGGCCGGCTTCGCCCTGATTGCCTGGAACCATTTTCAGGCGCGGCTTGGCTATCCGGCGACGCAAAGTGAGGCGCTCATCCGCGCCGGGATCGCGGCGGGCGGCGTCATCGCGCTCGGGCTTGGCGGCTGGCTTTTCGGCTATATCAACCGCCGCCAGATGCCCTTTGGCGCCGCGCGTTTCGGCACCTTGCTCGAGGCAGCTAAACAGGGGTTGACCGGAAAGCAGGGCATCATTCTCGGCACGATGGGCGGCGTCACGATCCGGTCCGATGAGCCTGCTCACATTCTCGTCGTAGGGCCGTCGCGCTCGGGGAAGGGGACCGGCTTCGTCCTGCCCAATGGCTATCTCTGGCAGGGGTCGGCCGTGTTTTTCGATCCGAAGCGCGAGAATTTCGAGGCGCTCGCCGGCCATCGCGAGCAGATGGGCAACAACGTCTTCATGTTCTCACCGGGCTCGCGCGACACCCATCGTTACAATCCCCTCGACTTCGTCCGCCGCGACGAGTTGATGGCGACTGACTGCCTCGTCGTCGCCTCCTTCATCATGCCCGAAAAGGCCGACGACACCTGGGCAGGCGCCGGCCGCCTGCTGCTCTCGGCCCTAATCGGCTACGTGCTGAGCTCGCCGCTGACCGCACAGGCCCAGCACATGCGCTCGGTCGCGCGCATGACCACCACCGGCAAGGACATCTCGTCGGTCCTGCGCGCCATCGTGGAGAAGGAAAAAGCTCATCTGCCGAGCTGGGTCACCGATAGCTTCAACCAGTACATCGCGCTCGAGCCCGAAACCCGGAACTCGGCCGTCTTTAATCTGAACATGGCGATGTCGCTCTGGAACAACGGGCTCATCGCAGCGGCGACAGAAACGTCGGATTTCGACATCCGGGAGCTGCGGCGCCGGCCGATGACCATCTTCATCGGCTGCACCATCGCCGAACTCGCGATCTTCCGGCCGCTGATCCGTATCCTGTTCCAGCAGATCCACGACATGTTGATGGCGCGGCTGCCTGGCGCCGATGAGCCGCATCAGGTCCTGCTCATGCTCGATGAGTTCTATCATGTCGGGCGCATGGACGCGCTGATCTCAAAAATCACGATCAGTGCCGGCTACGGCTTCCGCATGTGCCTGATCCTGCAGGACCTCGCCCAGCTCGACGAGCTCTACGGCAAGAACACCCGGATTACGACGGTCTCGGGTTCACAGGTCAAATTGTTCATCCAGATCAACGATCTCGAGACGTCGGAATTTGTCTCGGAAATGCTGGGCGACACCACCCAGGTCTACAAGACACCCGTGATCCGGCCGGGGCAGGGGCTGTTCGCGCCCCGCGCCTGGGCGCCACACTATACCTCCAGGCCGCTGCGCTCGCCTGTCGAGCTGCGCGAGATGTCGGCGCGGACCGCGATCCTGATGGTGAAGAATTCGAGGTCGTTCGAAGTCACAAAGATTCGACACTATCGCGATCAGCCATATCGGCGGCATCAGCGCTCGGTATTAAGCACGCCAGTTTTGCCAACTTTGATGGCTTGGGTGGAGGAGCTTGACGCCGCAGGGCAGCGCGCGCGCACAGCTGCTGCTTCGCGTGGGGATCATCAGAGCGTCGTCGCCGCCGCGAGCGAAACACAATCCCAATCGTCGCATCAGCAGTTCGAAAGCTCGGGACTGGAGCAGCCGACTGAGCTCGCAGTGATGGCCGAGCGGCCTTTGCAGATAGCAGTGCCCGCGCAAACGCGCTCACGAAAGCCATTATCGCTGGGCAGCCGTAGACCTGAATTCCAGTCGGAAAGTTGCAATCTGCGCCATGTCTTGTCCGCAACGGAGGTCGCCCAGACAGCAGGATTCAGCGAGATGATGGGTAGCCTGAGCGCCTGCGGCTCAGACGACGCCAAGATATCAAATGCACGTTCGGACTTGGATCGACTTGAGCAGAATTTCGGCGACGATGATCGGGGTTAA
- a CDS encoding TAXI family TRAP transporter solute-binding subunit, translated as MSRFLPRLSLLALIGAALAAPLPAAAQSKNLEWTSGSPGGAWFTQTTGVSTLVMEANPGVNIRIVPGGGKDNPSKIQAGISQIGMGIDFLSAAALKGEEPYKQKHDKLRTLGSTGVDVYFMIYVPVEEKRSLAEILADPKLTIGVTSAATSEHLTLQRALEHYGNSFAKIRAGGGKVVISAYGELIQGFNDNQFSVLWTAGEIPSGLASQIVDGRRKVKFAAFPAELQNALTDKFGYSKGTIPAGTFPELQSGDISVSSMGNIYLVSSELPDDFVYAMTKAIIANKPRLANIYQAMGRYDPATAWKAQPVPLHPGAEKAFREAGVLK; from the coding sequence ATGTCACGCTTCCTCCCGCGTCTCTCGCTGCTGGCGCTCATCGGCGCCGCCCTCGCCGCCCCGCTGCCGGCCGCGGCCCAGAGCAAGAACCTCGAATGGACCTCCGGCTCGCCGGGCGGTGCCTGGTTCACCCAGACCACCGGCGTCTCGACCCTGGTCATGGAGGCGAACCCCGGGGTCAACATCCGGATCGTCCCAGGTGGCGGCAAGGACAATCCGAGCAAGATCCAGGCCGGAATCAGCCAGATCGGCATGGGGATCGACTTCCTCAGCGCCGCCGCCCTGAAGGGCGAGGAGCCCTACAAGCAAAAGCACGACAAGCTGCGCACGCTCGGCTCGACCGGCGTCGACGTCTATTTCATGATCTATGTGCCGGTGGAGGAGAAACGCTCGCTCGCCGAGATCCTCGCCGATCCCAAGCTGACCATCGGCGTGACCTCGGCCGCCACTTCCGAGCACCTGACGCTGCAGCGCGCACTCGAGCACTACGGAAATTCCTTCGCTAAGATCCGCGCGGGCGGCGGCAAGGTGGTGATCTCGGCTTATGGCGAGCTGATCCAGGGCTTCAACGACAACCAGTTCAGCGTGCTCTGGACGGCAGGCGAAATCCCATCGGGCCTGGCGAGCCAGATCGTCGACGGCCGCCGCAAGGTGAAGTTCGCCGCCTTCCCGGCGGAGCTCCAGAACGCCCTGACGGACAAGTTCGGCTATTCGAAGGGCACCATCCCGGCCGGCACCTTCCCGGAGCTGCAGAGCGGAGACATCTCCGTCTCCTCGATGGGCAACATCTACCTGGTCTCTTCGGAGCTTCCGGACGATTTCGTCTATGCGATGACCAAGGCGATCATCGCCAATAAGCCACGCTTGGCGAACATCTACCAGGCCATGGGTCGCTACGACCCCGCGACGGCCTGGAAGGCGCAGCCAGTGCCCCTGCATCCGGGTGCAGAAAAGGCCTTCCGGGAGGCTGGTGTCCTGAAATAG
- a CDS encoding ribonuclease activity regulator RraA, translating into MTSDIQARLAAIGTPTLSSQLIKHGLRQSYLAGPRRLVGENAVCGPAFTLRFVPARDDKAVPASYGWPGALPAAIDAAPPGSVVVIDARGHPAAGTVGDIFADRLKLKGVRAIVSDGVVRDLPGLRQVGLPVWASGTASPPSIGGLSFAGRGEPIGCGDAAIWPGDLIVADEDGVLVVPPELAGEIAVGGEKQNRFELWVQKRVAARAQLVGLYPADERTLAEFEAQDAA; encoded by the coding sequence ATGACGAGCGACATCCAGGCCCGCCTCGCTGCGATCGGGACGCCGACCCTGTCGAGCCAGTTGATCAAGCACGGCTTGCGCCAGAGCTATCTTGCCGGCCCGCGCCGGCTGGTCGGCGAGAACGCTGTCTGCGGCCCCGCCTTCACGCTGCGCTTCGTGCCGGCACGCGACGACAAGGCGGTGCCGGCGAGCTACGGCTGGCCCGGCGCCCTGCCGGCCGCGATCGATGCAGCCCCGCCCGGCAGCGTCGTCGTCATCGATGCGCGCGGCCATCCCGCCGCCGGCACCGTCGGCGACATCTTCGCCGACCGGCTCAAGCTCAAGGGCGTCAGGGCGATCGTCAGCGACGGCGTCGTGCGCGACCTGCCGGGTCTGCGCCAGGTCGGGTTGCCGGTCTGGGCGAGCGGCACCGCCTCCCCGCCCTCGATCGGCGGGCTCAGCTTCGCCGGCCGGGGCGAGCCGATCGGCTGCGGCGACGCCGCGATCTGGCCGGGAGACCTGATCGTCGCCGACGAGGACGGCGTCCTCGTCGTCCCGCCCGAACTCGCCGGCGAGATCGCCGTCGGCGGCGAGAAGCAGAACCGGTTCGAACTCTGGGTGCAGAAGCGCGTCGCCGCCCGCGCGCAACTCGTCGGCCTCTACCCTGCCGACGAGAGGACACTCGCCGAGTTCGAAGCACAAGACGCCGCCTGA
- the virB11 gene encoding P-type DNA transfer ATPase VirB11 has protein sequence MNAISLHRPVFLDRALAPLRAWLDDDQVVEICANGPGEIFVERFGQAAMERYDLPELTAAAIRHLNERVAGHSGQSVNEEHPLLSAALATGERFQGVLPPATTGGGAFAIRKQVIKEMGLGDYRKLGSFDRVKVATAGEFSDVDRELCALLDDGKIEDFIRLAVVSRYSILLAGGTSSGKTTFLNAILKEVPADERIITIEDTREVRPIQANHLALVASKGDQGEARVTVETLLQASMRLRPDRIFLGEIRGPEAYSFLRAINTGHPGSITTVHADSPQGAFEQLALMVMQAGLGLRRDEIVAYIQSVLPIVIQQTKIGGWRGTSAIYFSRMAEWQASLKRRGGGRAARPSL, from the coding sequence GTGAACGCAATCAGCCTGCATCGGCCCGTCTTCCTCGATAGGGCGCTCGCTCCTTTGCGGGCCTGGCTCGATGACGATCAGGTCGTCGAGATCTGCGCCAATGGTCCCGGCGAAATCTTTGTCGAGCGTTTCGGGCAAGCCGCGATGGAGCGCTACGACCTGCCTGAGCTGACCGCGGCCGCAATCCGCCATCTCAACGAGCGCGTTGCCGGCCATTCCGGCCAGAGCGTCAATGAGGAGCATCCGCTACTCTCAGCAGCGCTCGCCACCGGCGAACGGTTTCAAGGGGTGCTGCCGCCGGCGACGACGGGTGGCGGCGCCTTTGCCATCCGCAAGCAGGTGATCAAGGAGATGGGGCTTGGCGACTATCGCAAGCTCGGTTCGTTCGACCGGGTCAAGGTCGCGACGGCTGGCGAATTTTCGGACGTAGATCGCGAGCTCTGTGCACTTCTCGACGACGGCAAGATCGAAGACTTCATCCGGCTCGCGGTCGTCAGTCGCTATTCGATCCTGCTCGCCGGCGGCACCTCCTCGGGCAAGACCACCTTTCTGAACGCGATCCTGAAGGAGGTGCCGGCCGACGAGCGGATCATCACCATTGAGGATACGCGTGAGGTTCGCCCGATCCAGGCCAACCATCTGGCACTCGTCGCCTCCAAGGGTGATCAGGGCGAGGCCCGCGTCACGGTCGAGACCTTGCTGCAAGCCTCGATGCGGCTGCGACCTGATCGCATCTTCCTCGGCGAGATCCGCGGGCCGGAAGCCTATTCCTTCCTGCGCGCCATCAACACCGGCCATCCCGGCTCAATCACCACTGTCCATGCCGATAGTCCGCAGGGCGCCTTCGAGCAGCTCGCGCTGATGGTGATGCAGGCAGGGCTGGGTTTGAGGCGCGATGAGATCGTCGCCTACATCCAGTCTGTCCTGCCCATCGTCATCCAGCAGACGAAAATCGGCGGCTGGCGCGGCACGTCGGCGATCTATTTTTCGCGGATGGCGGAGTGGCAGGCGAGCCTCAAGCGGCGGGGAGGCGGCCGTGCTGCGCGTCCATCTCTATAG